From the genome of Deltaproteobacteria bacterium:
CGAAAACCTTCATGGCGAGAAAAACGTCCCTCCAACGTTTCGATAATGCTTTCCGCATGATCGGCCTCAGCCAGCACGCGAACCAACGTCCTTCCGTCCACGGTTGCCAACCGCCAGCTATCGATCGCCTCCAGCTCCCGCAATGATTTGTCCAACTGGTTGCTGCGGCTGTGTTCCGCCAGCAAAAATTCAATCAATCGTAGTGCCATGGTTCGCTTCTCGCCAATTGATTCGTCAAAATCCCGGAAAAAACTTAGCAGTGCTGAAATAAATAATCAACCCTGTATTAGACGATCGATCAGTTCACGCGCGCCATCCTCTATAATATTCTCCCGGCAGGTTTAGAGGTTCGAGGCAGGATAAGACTTCCTGAATTGCCACGCCCGCGTATCCCTTGTTGACAAAAACCACGGATGGGCCTATCCTTTCACCGGTCCTGGCCCATTTCAGGGCTTACGGCTTCAAGGGAAAGGCCGCCAAGCTCTTTGTGGCGCGGCTAAAAGGGGACGCAGCTTCTTTTGTAACCTTAATTATTTCTCGCGCAGAGACGCGGAGACGCAGAGAAGGGACAGAGGTCAGATGTCTGAGGTCGGAGGGAAAAGACAGAAGTCGGATGTGAAGTGAAGCGTCCCCACATGACTCAAGATTTGACACTTATGACACCACGTTCAGACGGTGGTTATGGTGCTTGGGTGGCCTGATACAACGTATCCGCAACCCATTTATTGAGGCTTTTGCCGCTGCTTTCGGCTGCCGTGGCGATTGCGGCGTGTACGCCCGGTGGAACCCGTAATGTCAGTTTTCCGGAATAGGGCTTGTTCGGCGCATCTCCCAGTTTGGCACAGGTGGCAAGATAGTCGTCGACCGCCTGTTTGAAAGCTGTTTCGAGTTCGTCCACGGTCTCGCCGTGAAATGTGATAATATCTCGTATGCCTGATAGACGGCCAAAAAAGATACGGTCCACGGCGTCGAACTCGATGCGAGCGGTATAGCCTTTATAGGTCATGGCGTTGTTCATGGCGTAACTCCTATCATTTTAAGAAAATCCCGGGCTGCGCCAACACGGTATCGCAAAGCATCCTTGCCGGGATGCGGGCGGTGAAAGGCCGCCTTTCGGCCCTGATGTAAAACGGTGATTCTGGAACCGCTGCCTTCGATAATGTCACAGCCCACGGCCCTGAATAAGCCCTCGATCTTTGACCATTCAATATTTCCAGATAGCGGATCGGTAAAAACTGCGGCCAGGGTCTTGCGGTTTTTGCGGTTCATGGATGGTACGATATCACTTTTTGCCGCCATGTCAAGGGTATTGGGGGAATAAAAGGGGACGCAGCTTCTTTTGTAACCTTAATATTTCCCGCTCAGAGACGCAGAGAAGGGACAGAGGTCGGGAGTGAAGTGAAGGGGACGTCCCCACATGAAAACGGCCTACGCATTTTTCCTTGACTTCCCAATACGTTGCATCTATGCTTTTATTTGAAAAGAGCAGACCTATCCCAACAACCTTACCCCCGATCGGTTCTTTTTCGCCGGCTTGCCCGGGTGTTGTGAGCGGTCCGTCGATCAACACTTCCTGAGGTGCACCGGCATGACCGACCATCTGATGGCGCATTTTTTGCTCTCTCTCTCTCTCTCTCTCTCTCTCTCTCTCTTATTCCCCTTCTCCCTAAACGAAGGACGTCCCCCAACCCTGTATCACACCGAATGACGAATCCATGGCAGGGAATGACCATTCAGTGGCAGCGGTGGGAATGCCTATCCGTGTTCCTGACATGCTCCCCCACTGGCAAGGATACACGTATGTGTAAGGTGCTGAATGCGGGCAACGAATAGATTCGTGAGGTAATTTATGATGAAAAAAGACACCTTGATCTCCAATCCAAGAGATAAAGACCTACTCAGTCTTCGTCTGCGTCTCCACGAAAGCGCTTTGTCCCATACGCTTGAAGCCTTTCTCCGGAAAAGCCTCGATGAAGTGTGCGCATGGGCCGAAAGCCCCATCGGGTTTTTTCATTTTGTGGAAAGCGACCAAAAAACCCTTTCCCTCCAGGCGTGGTCCACACGGACGCTCAAGGAATTCTGCAGGGCCGAGGGAAAAGGAATGCATTACGGGATCGACCGGGCCGGGGTGTGGGCGGACTGCCTGCGCGAACGCCGGCCGGTGATCCACAATGACTACGCATCCCTGCCCCACCGGAAAGGCATGCCCGAGGGACACGCCGTGGTTGTTCGGGAGCTGGTCGTGCCCATCATGAGGGCCGGTCGTGTCGTGGGCATCTTGGGTGTGGGGAACAAGGCCACCGACTATACCCCGGAAGATGTCGAAATCGTTTCCTTCCTGGCGGATGTTGTGTGGAACATCGTCGATCACAAACGGCTCGATGGGGCGCTGGAGGAGAGTGAGGCCAGGTATCGTCTGCTATTTGATCATATGGTCAACGGCTTCGCCCTCCATGAGATCGTCCTGGACCAGGCGGGGAAACCGGTGGACTACGTGTTTCTGGAGGCCAATCCCGCTTTCGAGCGATTGACGGGGTTAAGCCGAAATGAGATCATCGGCAGGAAGGTGACTGAAGTTGTGCCAGGCATCGAAAAAGAGGCTGCCGACTGGATCGGCCGTTACGGAAAGGTTGCTCTCACCGGTCGGCAAACGCAATTTGAACACTACGCCGAATCCATGGGAAAGTGGTTTTCGGTGCTGGCGTACAGCCCTCAGGAAATGCGGTTCGCCACCATTATCGCGGATATTACAGAACAAAAACAAGCCCAAAAGGAACTGGTATATGAGAAAGAAAGGTTCAGGATTACCCTTCGTTCCATCGGCGACGGCGTGATTACCACGGATCTTGAGGGAAAGGTGGCGCTGATCAACCAAATGGCGGAAGAGCTGACCGGCTGGCGCCAGGAGGAAGCCCAGGGGTTGCCCTTGGGCCATGTCTTTCACATCATCAATGAAGATACCCGTGAAGTGTGCGAGTCCTCTGTGGAAACTGTTTTGAGGGCTGGAACCGTGGTCGGCCTGGCCAACCACACGATCCTCATATGCCGTGACGGAACCGAACGGATCATC
Proteins encoded in this window:
- a CDS encoding type II toxin-antitoxin system HicB family antitoxin, with translation MNNAMTYKGYTARIEFDAVDRIFFGRLSGIRDIITFHGETVDELETAFKQAVDDYLATCAKLGDAPNKPYSGKLTLRVPPGVHAAIATAAESSGKSLNKWVADTLYQATQAP
- a CDS encoding type II toxin-antitoxin system HicA family toxin, translated to MNRKNRKTLAAVFTDPLSGNIEWSKIEGLFRAVGCDIIEGSGSRITVLHQGRKAAFHRPHPGKDALRYRVGAARDFLKMIGVTP